The Thermocrinis ruber genome has a window encoding:
- a CDS encoding FAD-dependent oxidoreductase, translating to MYDVIIVGGGASGLACALTLASSRGRNWDWAEGRTYLVFDTGKSDLRKAYLKNVPGVQPIAGTQLLEVIREQIEDWGGVEFSEEKVVEIKKEGEIYKVYTETGKEYSAKYVVLAGGFKEFSIKGLELEVGENPKSPKPGRVMIKHKDFEAMPNLFVVGTLAGLSSHFTSCAGSGVEVAIEILSRMAGKRIVIHDVPQD from the coding sequence ATGTATGACGTGATCATTGTAGGTGGAGGAGCGAGTGGTTTAGCCTGTGCCCTCACCTTAGCTTCTTCAAGAGGAAGGAATTGGGACTGGGCAGAAGGTAGAACTTATCTGGTATTTGACACGGGCAAATCGGACCTACGCAAGGCATATCTGAAGAATGTACCGGGCGTCCAACCCATAGCTGGCACTCAGCTTCTGGAGGTTATAAGGGAACAGATAGAGGACTGGGGCGGTGTGGAGTTCTCCGAGGAAAAAGTAGTTGAGATAAAAAAAGAGGGAGAAATTTACAAGGTATATACAGAAACAGGTAAAGAGTACAGTGCCAAGTATGTGGTTTTGGCTGGAGGCTTTAAGGAATTTTCCATAAAGGGCTTGGAGCTTGAAGTGGGGGAAAATCCCAAATCTCCAAAACCGGGAAGGGTTATGATAAAGCACAAAGATTTTGAGGCGATGCCAAACCTCTTTGTGGTGGGCACATTGGCAGGCCTTAGTTCCCACTTTACCTCCTGCGCGGGTTCCGGTGTAGAGGTTGCCATAGAAATCCTGTCTCGTATGGCGGGCAAAAGGATCGTGATCCACGACGTGCCACAGGATTGA